CAAGAATCAGAAAGTAGTATCAATTATTTTTATTTGTACGGTTTTACTTTGGTTTACCCGATCAACAATTGATTTTGGATTTGTGAAATTTTATGGGTGGAGTAATTGGTTTAAAATGCCTAATTATATTGATGATAGTGTAGTAGCGATTTTAATGGCAGTTTTGCTTTTTTTAATTCCTGCTTCTTCTAAATTAGAAGCTTTAATGACTTGGGACGATGCTCAGAAAATTCCGTTTGATATTGTTTTATTGTTTGGAGGAGGGTTTGCTCTTGCAAAAGGGTTTGAGGTTTCCGGATTAAGTAATTGGATTGCATCTCACTTACATGTATATAGCCAGTCATCTTTGTTTTTATTTGTATTTATTGTAGTTGTATTAACTTGTGTAATTAGTGAGTTTGCATCAAATGTTGCCTGTATTCAGCTTATGTTGCCTATTTTAAATGCAGTAATTATAAATACTACTATTAGTCCAATGGTAATTTTAGTGCCAGCTACATTAGCTGCTTCATTAGGCTTTGTAATGCCTGTAGCTACAGCTCCTAATACGATAGTTTATGGCACAAAGTTGGTTAGGACAATTGACATGGCCCATGCCGGTTTCTGGGTGGATGTTATAGGAATTATATTGATAAGTTGTTCTGCGTTTTTTATGCTATAACAGTACAATAGATTTTAATAAGCTTTGCAAACCGGTAAATATAGATTGTATCCCAAGTGCTAATACAAAAAATCCCATAACATTTGCCATTGCACTAATTCCGGAGTGCCCTATATATTTTAATATTTTAGGAGATAGCTTGAGAATAAGATAAGATAGAATTGATATGGAAAGTATACACGAAAATATTGTTATATATTGTACAATGTGCATTTCTTGTAAACTGGTTGCTATTAGGTAAGAGATAGTGCCAGGCCCTGCAAGCAATGGCATAGCTAACGGAGTAAAGGAAATGTCGTTTTTTTGCAATGCTTCCAGTTTAATAGTTTGTGTCAAATTTTTCTCCTTCTTGTTTTTTGATTTTAACAATCCTAATCCTGATTTGCAAATAATTATTCCACCCGCAATACGAAGACTATCAATGGTTATACCGTAAAAATTTAGAATTAATTGTCCGCAAATAAAAAAGAATAGCATTATGAAGAAAATATAAATAGATGTTTTTTTTGCAAGTGTTATTTTTAAATCGTCCGAATAATTGGCAGTAAGAGAAAGGAATGCAGGCACAGCACCTATTGGATTGAGTAAAGAAAAAAGTGCAGAGAATGTTAGAATAAAGAAGCTTATCATAATTGCCCCAAAGTAATAAAACAGCTGTTAATTGAATTAGAGCAAAAAGTTAATTTATTGCTTCTTCTTTTAATTTTTTATCTAAATAGAATGTTCCGAAGGGAATTAGAGAAAGTATAAATGCAAAAATAGCTTTATTCGCTTTCCATTTGTTTTGCATGGTTACGTCTATCAACGTAACAACAAAAGCAACAAAAAGAATACCATGAATCATTCCAACAATTTTTACCAACCCCGGCATCGCAAATATATATTTTAGTGGCATTGCAATAAATAACAAAATTAAGTAGGAGATACCTTCTGTAAATGCTGTTATTCTAAATCGGTACAGTGCAGATTTTATATTGGTATTCATCTGTATAATTTTTAAGTTTATGATTGTCAGATGGAATGCGCAAGCTTTTTTAATTTAGTAGCAAAGGAGTGTTGTATAGATTTGGCAACACTCCTTTGCTATGTTTACCAAATAATAGCTCTAGCGGTTTCAGGTTTGAATAATTTATCGCCCTCTTTTACTCCAAATGCGTCATAGAATTCTTTCATATTTGCCAACGGGCCATTTACCCTGTATTGAGCAGGTGAATGTGGGTTTGTTACTATCATGTTGCGCAATGCTTCGTCTCTCATAGAATTTCTCCACGCTTGTGCCCAAGACAAGAAAAAACGTTGTTCTGCAGTAAAGCCATCAATTCTTTCTGGAGCAGGTTTCCCTTCAAATGATTTTTTTAGTGCATAGTAAGATAGTGTAAGTCCTCCCAAATCAGCAATGTTTTCTCCAAGTGTAAGCATTCCGTTTACGTGCATAGTATCAATTGGGCTATAGCCGTTAAATTGCTCAACTAAAATATTTGTTCTCTCCGAGAATTTTTTTCTGTCATCTGCAGTCCACCATTCTTTCAAGTTGCCATACGCATCATAGTGGCTTCCTTCGTCATCAAATCCGTGGGTAAGCTCATGGCCAATTACAGCTCCCATAGAACCGTAGTTTACTGCATCATCTGCATCCGGATTAAAAAACGGAGGTTGCATGATTCCTGCAGGGAATACAATTTCGTTTATTGTTGGGTCGTAATAGGCGTTTACGGTAGAAGGTGTCATTTGCCATTCTGTTTTATCTACGGGTTGGTTAATGCGTGCTATTTGATATTTCGCATCGAATACATTGGCAGCATATACATTTTTAATGTATGCGTCTCTTGTAATTTCTAGAGTAGAATAGTCCATCCACTTATCTGGATAGCCAATTTTGCGAATAATGGTTGATAGTTTAACCAATGCTTGTTTCTTTGTAGAATCACTCATCCAAGTGAGATTTCCAATACGTTCTTTATATACAGCCGTTAGGTTGTCAATCATTTCATTTACTTTTCTTTTCGATTCAGCAGTAAAATATTTTTCAACATACAATTGCCCTAATGCTTCACCTAGTCCGTTGTCAACAGCTTCTACTGCTGTTTTCCAGCGTGGACGTTGATTTTTTATTCCATTTAGTTTTGTTCCATAGAATGCGAATGTGGCATCTACAAAAGGTTTGCTTAGTTTGCTGGAAGCATTGCGTATCAAATTATATTTTAAGTAAATCGCTAAGTCTTTTATAGGAGTAGTTTTTACTAAGTTGTTTAGGTTTTGAAAAAATTCTGGTTGGCCTACTGAAATATCTTTAATATCATTTAGAGTTAATGCTGATAGAAAATTATTCCAGTTAATAGAAGGGTAAAGTGTTTTAATATCTTGAACCTTTTTTAAATTGTAGTTTGCTTCTGCATCTCTCAGTTGCACTCTGCTTCTTGATTTGGACGCAAGGGCAGTCTCAAAATCGAAAATTTTTTCTGCAATTATCTTTGCTTCTTCCGTTGGTGTATTTACTAGCTCGAAAAGTGTTTGAATGTATTTTTTGTATTCTACACGTATCGATTCGTTTTTTTCATCTTTGTTGGTGTAGTAGTCCTTGTCAGGTAATCCGATTCCACCTTGGTACAAACCGGAAATATATCTAGAGCTGTTTTTTTGATCTACCGTAATTCCAAAATTGAAAAAAGGATTCATTCCTTTCATATTTAGTTCTCCTGTAATGGAAGATAG
This region of Bacteroidota bacterium genomic DNA includes:
- a CDS encoding MarC family protein, which encodes MISFFILTFSALFSLLNPIGAVPAFLSLTANYSDDLKITLAKKTSIYIFFIMLFFFICGQLILNFYGITIDSLRIAGGIIICKSGLGLLKSKNKKEKNLTQTIKLEALQKNDISFTPLAMPLLAGPGTISYLIATSLQEMHIVQYITIFSCILSISILSYLILKLSPKILKYIGHSGISAMANVMGFFVLALGIQSIFTGLQSLLKSIVLL
- a CDS encoding DUF3817 domain-containing protein: MNTNIKSALYRFRITAFTEGISYLILLFIAMPLKYIFAMPGLVKIVGMIHGILFVAFVVTLIDVTMQNKWKANKAIFAFILSLIPFGTFYLDKKLKEEAIN
- a CDS encoding M13 family metallopeptidase → MKQVNATTTILQKHTKYNLLMHIFSLKQISYITIASVLFLQSCINQKANDHNALSTTHKSTFPAIDTANIDKTINPTEDFFQYVNGNWIKNNPIPSSESAWGNFNEINERNQKNLREILDNLTTENNEKGSIKQKLADYYYTAIDTATLDKQGFSPILDELKKIESIQNLDDLSSITGELNMKGMNPFFNFGITVDQKNSSRYISGLYQGGIGLPDKDYYTNKDEKNESIRVEYKKYIQTLFELVNTPTEEAKIIAEKIFDFETALASKSRSRVQLRDAEANYNLKKVQDIKTLYPSINWNNFLSALTLNDIKDISVGQPEFFQNLNNLVKTTPIKDLAIYLKYNLIRNASSKLSKPFVDATFAFYGTKLNGIKNQRPRWKTAVEAVDNGLGEALGQLYVEKYFTAESKRKVNEMIDNLTAVYKERIGNLTWMSDSTKKQALVKLSTIIRKIGYPDKWMDYSTLEITRDAYIKNVYAANVFDAKYQIARINQPVDKTEWQMTPSTVNAYYDPTINEIVFPAGIMQPPFFNPDADDAVNYGSMGAVIGHELTHGFDDEGSHYDAYGNLKEWWTADDRKKFSERTNILVEQFNGYSPIDTMHVNGMLTLGENIADLGGLTLSYYALKKSFEGKPAPERIDGFTAEQRFFLSWAQAWRNSMRDEALRNMIVTNPHSPAQYRVNGPLANMKEFYDAFGVKEGDKLFKPETARAIIW